A genomic region of Alkalispirillum mobile contains the following coding sequences:
- a CDS encoding winged helix DNA-binding protein, producing MVDTKRYRSWHLARTEHEALTTEFEWSLLRFQEAFQRFCLQVASITGLGSLNYSELIILHVINMQSHPQPSALIARQLNRDDLPNIQYSLRKLIKQGLVEKIKDTGGKTYCFDATDEGRRRLQDYARLRHELLTEQTKNIEHIDRKLFETGRLISLLTGLYDEAGRISATYSPYSTADYDEEEDARPQGDA from the coding sequence ATGGTGGACACCAAACGATATCGGAGCTGGCACCTGGCCCGTACCGAGCATGAGGCCCTGACCACGGAGTTCGAGTGGTCGCTGCTCCGATTCCAGGAGGCCTTTCAACGCTTTTGCCTCCAAGTGGCCAGCATCACGGGGCTGGGCAGCCTAAATTACTCGGAGCTGATCATTCTGCACGTCATCAACATGCAGAGCCATCCACAGCCCTCGGCGTTGATCGCCCGCCAGCTCAACCGGGATGACCTACCCAACATCCAGTACAGCCTGCGAAAGCTCATCAAACAGGGCCTGGTGGAAAAGATCAAAGACACCGGCGGCAAGACCTACTGCTTCGATGCCACGGACGAGGGCCGGCGCCGGCTACAGGACTACGCCAGGCTGCGCCACGAGCTGCTCACAGAGCAGACCAAGAACATCGAACACATTGATCGCAAGCTGTTCGAAACCGGTCGGCTCATCAGCCTGCTGACCGGTCTGTACGATGAAGCCGGTCGCATCTCGGCCACCTACAGCCCATATTCCACCGCTGATTACGACGAAGAGGAAGATGCCCGCCCTCAGGGCGATGCCTGA
- a CDS encoding DUF1329 domain-containing protein: MKLRNASYSALLAGLMALPGWAWAEIPEGTVLSAENIDELYDQTFQGHKVKDLLTERLEWRIRESGFEMPMYHSQEIELDPSYQEATEANRDTVSFNPDSRQVEGWKAGMPFPEISEDDPHIAEKLIWNWYYGQPRGDVMNVPNVTYMMVDGDSGVDRIQNWWFLRYTMKGRLAADDPVAGDGSELSRTLFVATEPRDVRGLGTLSIRYDSDAMEDVWAYIPAVRRVRRLSGGAWMDPVGSTDQLQDDIEIFNAQPSWYDEYRLVERRWVLAAANGREENVNSGASDVDDQYPLFDLSQSPYWNVNFDRYEPREVWVIEAVPPSEHPYSKKVVYMDTQYPRLHYGEAYNQAGDFWKFLQFNSTPGEGEDGFRDIRTNAGVVIDFLRNRATIFIPDHAEWSTNTPGFSEDDIGVSTLRSVAR, from the coding sequence ATGAAATTAAGAAATGCGAGTTATTCGGCGCTGTTGGCGGGCCTGATGGCCCTGCCGGGATGGGCCTGGGCAGAGATCCCTGAGGGCACGGTCCTGTCGGCCGAGAATATCGACGAACTCTACGACCAAACCTTCCAAGGCCACAAGGTGAAGGACCTGCTGACGGAGCGGCTGGAGTGGCGCATCCGCGAGTCCGGGTTTGAAATGCCGATGTATCACTCCCAGGAGATCGAGCTGGATCCCAGTTATCAGGAGGCTACCGAAGCGAATCGAGACACTGTGAGCTTCAACCCGGATTCCCGCCAGGTGGAGGGCTGGAAGGCCGGGATGCCGTTTCCCGAGATCAGCGAGGATGATCCGCACATCGCCGAAAAGCTGATCTGGAACTGGTACTACGGTCAGCCCCGTGGCGACGTCATGAACGTGCCCAACGTCACCTACATGATGGTGGACGGTGACAGCGGTGTGGACCGCATCCAGAATTGGTGGTTCCTGCGCTACACCATGAAGGGGCGGCTGGCGGCCGATGACCCGGTCGCTGGTGACGGCAGCGAACTGAGCCGCACCCTATTCGTGGCCACTGAGCCGCGCGACGTACGGGGCTTGGGTACGCTCAGCATCCGGTACGACTCTGATGCCATGGAGGATGTCTGGGCCTATATCCCCGCAGTGCGTCGTGTCCGCCGCCTGTCGGGTGGGGCCTGGATGGACCCGGTGGGCAGCACCGACCAGCTCCAAGACGATATCGAGATCTTCAACGCGCAACCATCCTGGTATGACGAGTACCGGTTGGTGGAGCGGCGTTGGGTGCTGGCTGCAGCCAACGGCCGGGAGGAAAACGTCAACAGCGGTGCAAGCGATGTGGATGATCAATACCCGCTGTTCGATCTCTCTCAGTCCCCCTACTGGAATGTGAACTTCGATCGTTACGAGCCGCGCGAAGTGTGGGTGATCGAGGCCGTCCCGCCGAGTGAGCACCCCTATAGCAAGAAGGTGGTGTACATGGATACCCAGTATCCGCGCTTGCACTACGGCGAGGCCTACAACCAGGCAGGTGATTTCTGGAAGTTCTTGCAGTTCAACTCCACGCCCGGAGAGGGCGAGGATGGCTTCCGTGATATCCGGACCAACGCCGGGGTAGTGATCGATTTCCTACGCAATCGGGCCACTATCTTCATTCCGGACCATGCGGAATGGAGCACCAACACCCCGGGGTTCTCGGAGGATGACATCGGCGTATCCACGCTGCGTTCGGTAGCGCGCTGA
- a CDS encoding efflux RND transporter permease subunit — protein MVQRFADLCIRFRAWLVGLLAFITLFHAWNALNINVETVFEDLLPQSHPYVETHEQFKDAFGSSNMVTIMIEPVEGDIFQTEVLRKVQYLTRELRTVPAVDDYQIVSLAARKLKEVTGSTAGIDTRSLMWPEVPTTQAELDQLRESVVTNPVVMGTYVSEDLHSTLVTADFIDHLVDYEVVFNEIRALIDDVDDASVNVRLVGDPILYGWVNHYLTETLQLALLALLVMAVVLFALVRTWRGTLLPLVSGFASGSWALGTASLLGIHFDPLVVVVAVLITSRAVSHSVQIVTRFEEELSCLGDVEGASRRAASNTLRELFRPGLLGIATDAGCVAVVALSPIPLLQKLAFMAITWISTVAVSAIILTPVLLSWVNQARVQTRRRLDPLRPVLNLALRTVASRARVPALVTALVVLVGSGYFAFGLQVGDANPGSPILWPDSTYNQDSAAVNANYHGADRMFIVASGEEEGFVQRPEVLANMNRLQRFMEAQPQVGGTLSVADILPTVHRVLREGNPHYQELPNDALMTGELMYIFESVSEPGDLDQFVDSDKQHAGITLFFQDRQGETIRTALARLNEYIDNNPLEGGEYLLAGGLIGLLGAVNEVILAGQIQSIALALLVLVVMCTLVYRSSMAGMFFMVPVIMSNTLTFSFMAWQGIGMNINTVPVAALGIGLGVDYALYICDRIREELRRGGDELQAYRMALHSAGRAVLVTAAVLIASTLLWWASSLRFQAEMGLLMGLWLTVSAVTALFVMPSLAYVFKPRFIYRDFQPEPRPEAATTGDRLVPNEG, from the coding sequence ATGGTGCAACGATTCGCGGACCTGTGCATTCGATTCCGAGCCTGGCTGGTTGGCCTGTTGGCCTTCATCACGCTGTTCCATGCCTGGAATGCCCTGAACATCAACGTGGAGACGGTCTTTGAGGACCTGCTCCCCCAATCACACCCCTATGTAGAGACACACGAGCAGTTCAAGGATGCCTTCGGCAGCTCGAACATGGTCACGATCATGATCGAGCCGGTGGAGGGAGATATCTTCCAGACCGAGGTGCTGCGCAAAGTCCAGTACCTGACACGAGAGCTGCGTACGGTACCGGCGGTGGACGACTATCAGATTGTCTCCCTGGCCGCCCGCAAGCTCAAAGAGGTCACTGGGTCCACCGCCGGGATAGACACCCGGTCATTGATGTGGCCGGAGGTGCCGACCACGCAAGCGGAGTTGGATCAACTGCGTGAATCCGTGGTGACCAACCCGGTGGTGATGGGCACTTACGTCTCTGAGGACCTGCACTCCACGCTGGTCACCGCTGATTTTATTGATCATCTCGTCGACTACGAGGTGGTGTTCAACGAGATTCGGGCGTTGATCGACGATGTGGACGACGCCTCGGTCAACGTGCGCCTGGTGGGCGACCCGATCCTCTACGGCTGGGTGAACCACTACCTCACAGAGACGCTGCAGTTGGCGCTGTTGGCTTTGTTGGTCATGGCGGTTGTGCTGTTCGCCTTGGTCCGCACCTGGCGGGGGACGTTGCTGCCCCTGGTATCCGGTTTTGCCAGCGGCAGCTGGGCATTGGGTACCGCCAGCCTACTGGGCATCCACTTCGATCCCTTGGTGGTGGTGGTTGCGGTGCTAATCACCTCCCGCGCGGTTTCCCACTCGGTACAGATCGTCACCCGGTTCGAGGAGGAACTAAGCTGTCTTGGCGACGTGGAGGGCGCTTCGCGCCGGGCGGCCAGTAACACACTGCGGGAGTTGTTCCGGCCCGGGCTGCTGGGTATCGCCACGGACGCCGGTTGCGTCGCGGTGGTGGCCCTTAGCCCCATTCCGCTGCTCCAGAAGCTGGCGTTCATGGCCATCACCTGGATATCCACGGTCGCAGTCAGCGCCATCATTCTCACCCCAGTGCTGCTCTCCTGGGTGAACCAGGCTCGGGTACAGACGCGACGCCGCCTGGACCCGCTGCGCCCGGTGCTGAATCTGGCCCTGCGGACTGTGGCCAGCCGTGCTCGGGTGCCTGCGCTGGTGACCGCCCTGGTGGTGCTGGTCGGTTCCGGCTACTTCGCCTTCGGCCTGCAGGTCGGGGATGCCAACCCCGGCTCGCCCATCCTGTGGCCGGACAGCACCTATAACCAGGACTCGGCGGCGGTCAATGCCAACTACCACGGCGCCGACCGCATGTTCATTGTGGCCAGTGGCGAGGAGGAGGGCTTCGTGCAACGCCCGGAGGTGTTGGCCAACATGAACCGCTTGCAGCGTTTCATGGAAGCACAACCCCAGGTCGGTGGCACGCTCTCCGTGGCCGACATCCTGCCGACCGTTCATCGGGTGTTGCGTGAGGGTAATCCCCATTATCAGGAGCTGCCCAACGATGCGCTGATGACCGGCGAACTGATGTACATCTTCGAGTCGGTCTCCGAACCGGGGGACCTCGACCAGTTCGTCGACTCCGATAAGCAGCATGCCGGTATCACCCTGTTCTTCCAAGACCGCCAGGGGGAGACCATCCGGACCGCCCTGGCCCGGCTGAATGAGTACATCGATAACAATCCGCTGGAGGGGGGCGAGTATCTGCTTGCTGGAGGCCTGATCGGTTTGTTGGGGGCCGTCAACGAGGTGATCCTGGCCGGGCAGATCCAGTCCATCGCCTTGGCACTGCTGGTGCTGGTGGTGATGTGCACGCTGGTATACCGCTCCAGCATGGCCGGCATGTTCTTCATGGTACCGGTGATCATGTCCAACACCCTGACCTTCAGCTTCATGGCCTGGCAGGGGATCGGCATGAACATCAACACGGTGCCGGTGGCCGCGCTGGGTATTGGCCTGGGCGTCGATTACGCCCTCTACATCTGTGACCGCATCCGCGAGGAGCTGCGCCGGGGGGGCGACGAACTGCAGGCCTATCGCATGGCCCTGCATTCCGCTGGCCGGGCAGTGCTGGTCACAGCAGCCGTGCTCATCGCTAGCACCCTGCTCTGGTGGGCCTCATCGCTGCGCTTCCAGGCCGAGATGGGGCTGCTGATGGGGCTGTGGCTGACAGTGTCTGCCGTGACAGCGCTGTTCGTCATGCCGTCGCTGGCCTACGTGTTCAAACCCCGGTTCATCTACCGGGACTTCCAACCAGAGCCTCGCCCAGAGGCCGCTACAACCGGTGATCGCCTGGTCCCGAATGAGGGCTGA
- a CDS encoding nuclear transport factor 2 family protein, which produces MSPISREEYEANAIVRYFGACDRKDLDGTLRCLHPEVELILHNDGQILQGRDTQVRALFEEIFNNFLEVEHNNFRSTVDPVGRSIASLYQVRLVDREGRETRSNACNFWFLDSHSELFRRIEVFRSHPMGLNA; this is translated from the coding sequence ATGAGCCCAATTAGCCGTGAGGAATACGAAGCCAATGCCATTGTTCGTTATTTCGGCGCCTGCGACCGGAAGGATCTGGATGGCACCCTGAGGTGTCTGCATCCGGAGGTGGAACTCATTCTGCATAACGACGGGCAGATACTGCAGGGGCGGGATACCCAGGTCCGGGCCCTTTTTGAGGAGATCTTCAACAACTTTTTAGAAGTCGAACACAACAACTTCCGTAGCACTGTGGATCCGGTGGGCCGGTCAATTGCCAGCCTTTATCAGGTGCGGCTGGTGGATCGTGAAGGGCGTGAGACGCGGAGCAATGCATGCAATTTCTGGTTTCTCGATTCACACAGTGAGCTGTTCCGCCGGATCGAAGTCTTTCGCAGCCATCCCATGGGGTTGAACGCCTAA
- a CDS encoding quinone oxidoreductase family protein: MPHAIRIHETGGPEVLKWEPIEVGEPGPGEVRLRQTAVGLNYIDVYFRTGLYPPPALPSGLGLEGAAVVEAVGDGVTEVAVGDRVAYAAPPLGAYAEERLMPADRLVRLPDSIDDQTAAAMMLQGLTTWYLLRRTYEVKPGDTILIHAAAGGVGLMVCQWAKHLGATVIGTVGTDEKAELARAHGCDHPIVYTRERFVDRVRELTDGEGVPVVYDSIGKDTFEDSIDCLRPLGLMVSFGNASGPVPPVDLKALSAKGSLFITRPTVMTYTAKREDLLAGAQALFDVVQKGVLKVEVNQTWPLQQAAEAHKALEGRQTTGSTVLTV; this comes from the coding sequence ATGCCCCACGCCATACGAATCCACGAGACCGGCGGCCCGGAAGTCCTGAAGTGGGAGCCCATTGAGGTCGGTGAGCCCGGGCCGGGCGAGGTGCGCCTGCGCCAGACCGCCGTGGGCCTGAACTATATCGACGTCTACTTCCGGACCGGTCTCTACCCGCCGCCGGCGCTGCCCAGCGGCCTCGGCCTGGAAGGCGCGGCCGTGGTCGAGGCCGTGGGGGATGGTGTGACCGAGGTGGCGGTGGGTGACCGCGTGGCCTACGCGGCGCCGCCGCTGGGCGCCTACGCCGAGGAACGGCTGATGCCGGCGGATCGGCTGGTGCGGCTGCCCGACAGCATCGATGACCAGACTGCGGCCGCCATGATGCTGCAGGGCCTGACCACCTGGTACCTGCTGCGCCGCACCTACGAGGTCAAGCCCGGCGATACCATTCTCATCCACGCCGCTGCCGGCGGGGTGGGCCTCATGGTCTGCCAGTGGGCCAAGCACCTCGGGGCCACCGTCATCGGCACCGTGGGCACCGACGAGAAGGCGGAACTGGCCCGCGCCCACGGCTGTGACCACCCGATCGTTTATACCCGCGAGCGTTTCGTGGACCGGGTGCGCGAGCTGACCGACGGCGAGGGGGTGCCGGTGGTCTACGACTCCATCGGCAAGGACACCTTCGAGGACTCCATCGACTGCCTGCGGCCTCTGGGGCTGATGGTGAGCTTCGGCAACGCCTCGGGCCCCGTGCCGCCGGTGGACCTGAAGGCGCTCTCCGCCAAGGGCTCGCTGTTCATTACCCGGCCGACGGTCATGACCTACACCGCGAAGCGCGAGGACCTGCTGGCCGGGGCCCAGGCGCTGTTCGACGTGGTGCAGAAGGGTGTGCTCAAGGTGGAGGTCAACCAGACCTGGCCCCTGCAGCAGGCCGCCGAGGCGCACAAGGCGCTGGAGGGGCGCCAGACCACCGGGTCGACGGTGCTCACCGTCTGA
- a CDS encoding WD40/YVTN/BNR-like repeat-containing protein has protein sequence MRFEFFLTAFFRDGAPDALTTETAPAQEQSERSGVVRVAGALGRGVLAVAPWLFIAGLLWAAIFVRPQPLGSTVQPPLIEERDAFFGATLPTADVAWMVGSDGKILRSEDGLATWTRQDAATQEHLQHVAAWSEDRAVAVGNDGVALYTQDGGASWHLGDAPRSEIANKLLRVRTVGEAEAWAVGEMGALLHTQDGGASWARAMPEKDLAWADISFNGTGVSMLVGEFGEMRRSIDGGQTWETLTPKVESSLTSVAFAEEGQGVAVGLEGVILTTTDHGETWAQVNSPTEFHLFDVVWDADSQRWLAVGDQGTWVVGQIDGEWESGRISQNSMPWLMDVQPVDGGALMVGAQVGVWEGPAGAWRQFTSNGE, from the coding sequence ATGCGGTTCGAGTTCTTTTTGACAGCGTTCTTCCGGGATGGCGCCCCGGACGCGCTGACCACAGAGACAGCGCCGGCTCAAGAACAGTCGGAACGGTCCGGTGTGGTCCGCGTTGCCGGTGCGCTAGGGCGGGGTGTGCTGGCGGTGGCTCCGTGGTTGTTCATTGCCGGGTTGCTTTGGGCTGCCATCTTCGTGCGCCCGCAACCGTTGGGCTCCACGGTGCAGCCGCCGCTGATCGAGGAGCGAGACGCCTTCTTCGGCGCAACGCTACCCACTGCTGACGTGGCTTGGATGGTGGGCAGCGACGGCAAGATCCTGCGCTCCGAAGACGGGTTGGCCACCTGGACCCGACAGGACGCTGCCACGCAGGAGCATCTCCAGCACGTTGCGGCCTGGTCGGAGGACCGGGCAGTCGCCGTCGGGAATGACGGTGTCGCCCTCTACACCCAGGATGGTGGCGCGAGTTGGCATCTGGGTGATGCCCCCCGCTCCGAGATTGCCAACAAGCTGCTGCGGGTGCGCACCGTGGGTGAGGCAGAGGCCTGGGCTGTGGGCGAGATGGGGGCGCTGTTGCATACGCAGGACGGGGGCGCCTCCTGGGCCCGCGCCATGCCCGAGAAGGACCTGGCCTGGGCCGACATCAGCTTTAACGGCACCGGCGTGTCGATGCTGGTGGGTGAGTTCGGCGAGATGCGGCGTTCCATCGATGGCGGCCAAACCTGGGAAACGCTGACTCCAAAGGTCGAAAGCAGCTTGACGTCGGTGGCCTTTGCGGAGGAGGGCCAGGGCGTGGCGGTCGGCTTGGAAGGCGTGATTTTGACCACCACCGATCATGGCGAGACCTGGGCCCAGGTCAATAGCCCCACTGAGTTTCACCTGTTCGATGTGGTTTGGGATGCCGATTCCCAGCGCTGGCTAGCCGTGGGCGACCAGGGCACTTGGGTGGTAGGACAGATCGATGGTGAGTGGGAGAGCGGTCGCATCAGCCAGAACAGCATGCCTTGGTTGATGGACGTGCAGCCCGTGGATGGCGGTGCGCTGATGGTCGGGGCTCAGGTCGGGGTCTGGGAAGGCCCAGCAGGCGCCTGGCGGCAATTCACGTCCAACGGGGAGTAA
- a CDS encoding biotin-independent malonate decarboxylase subunit gamma gives MERLVEPGTLQGLPEEVRVEFNSNDGVLVGVGEIDGSRVFLAAQNSSCRGGSFGETHAARVKGMLEAAQWAAPDAVLLLLDSGGVRLEEAESAMLGAAEIVRGIQELRAAGIPVLAVVGGQLGCFGAAALVARSADRVVMVEGARFGTSGIRVMDVMADGGAGLTSHQREVLEMAVAASSRVATGEADAVVVDDVLAVRGAIIQYLDDYQPPGVEDLKTTQALLQTRLPGAKPEQRGVFKALQNDLDRLFPNGLVVAEHDGLVQGSGVRTCGEEVRILGFVSGRPAGFVQVVRLAQELLATMTHDSGRSILLLADAEQAFSVENEQRGFALALAHLAAVIAHARTRGHRVIALLRESGWGASFIASAMMADELYALKGARIRALPEKAVALFAPQSLGERGDGSLALERFCHLGAVDTIWDRCLSRYLNAGLAGLRQSDRRRLRGAQRCGRTAPLAVCDRVACDLMESFHAK, from the coding sequence ATGGAACGTTTGGTTGAGCCGGGCACCCTGCAGGGCTTGCCCGAAGAGGTGCGCGTCGAGTTCAACAGTAATGATGGCGTGCTGGTCGGCGTGGGTGAGATTGACGGCAGTCGGGTTTTTCTTGCCGCCCAGAACAGCAGTTGCCGCGGGGGGTCGTTTGGCGAGACCCACGCTGCGCGTGTGAAAGGCATGCTGGAAGCGGCGCAATGGGCAGCACCGGATGCGGTGCTGCTGCTCCTGGACTCCGGCGGCGTGCGTCTGGAGGAAGCCGAATCGGCCATGCTGGGGGCAGCCGAGATCGTTCGCGGGATCCAAGAACTGCGCGCGGCCGGCATCCCCGTGCTCGCCGTGGTTGGGGGCCAACTCGGTTGTTTCGGTGCGGCTGCTCTGGTGGCCCGCAGTGCGGATCGAGTGGTCATGGTCGAGGGGGCCCGTTTTGGCACCTCAGGCATTCGGGTCATGGATGTCATGGCTGATGGAGGTGCCGGACTCACATCGCACCAGCGGGAGGTGTTGGAAATGGCCGTTGCGGCCAGCAGCCGGGTCGCTACCGGTGAGGCCGATGCCGTTGTCGTGGATGATGTCTTGGCGGTTCGAGGGGCCATTATCCAGTACTTGGATGACTACCAGCCGCCCGGCGTCGAGGATCTGAAGACGACTCAGGCCCTTCTGCAAACGAGGCTGCCAGGTGCCAAGCCGGAACAACGGGGCGTTTTCAAAGCCCTCCAGAACGACTTGGACCGCCTGTTTCCCAACGGCTTGGTGGTTGCCGAGCATGATGGGCTGGTTCAGGGCAGCGGGGTCAGGACCTGTGGCGAGGAGGTCCGGATATTGGGGTTCGTCTCCGGACGCCCGGCCGGCTTCGTGCAGGTGGTCCGATTGGCCCAGGAACTGCTGGCCACTATGACGCATGATTCCGGGCGGTCTATTCTGCTTCTCGCTGACGCCGAGCAGGCCTTTAGCGTTGAGAATGAGCAGCGAGGCTTTGCGCTGGCCCTCGCGCACCTTGCGGCGGTGATCGCCCATGCCCGTACCCGTGGGCATCGGGTGATCGCACTGCTGCGTGAGAGTGGCTGGGGTGCCAGTTTTATTGCCTCAGCCATGATGGCGGATGAACTGTATGCCCTGAAGGGCGCCCGCATCCGTGCCCTGCCAGAGAAGGCAGTAGCCTTGTTTGCGCCGCAAAGCCTGGGCGAGCGAGGTGATGGCAGCCTGGCTCTGGAGCGATTCTGCCACCTGGGGGCTGTGGACACTATCTGGGACCGCTGTTTGAGCCGCTATCTCAACGCCGGACTGGCTGGGCTGCGGCAGTCGGACCGGCGCCGACTGCGTGGGGCGCAGCGCTGTGGTCGTACCGCACCCCTTGCCGTGTGTGATCGCGTGGCTTGTGACCTCATGGAGTCCTTTCACGCGAAATAA
- a CDS encoding DUF1302 family protein: MTHCVFKQGGRCRSSVLGVSALALLTASGAAQALDLDASISGAITQDISMNLDNPASSNSALEGNHRNRLSMVRTTLHLDIDAETDWAKFVTKSRVVREASTRYMRRLEDAGANAGDEDSLREYYNETELREAYVDLYPTRNTDVRLGKQQVAWGETDFFQGTDLVHGFDFRWRSFLEPANEELRKPVIMANVTQHFPSLDGSLQVLVRPGLDRRTDIGNSYDLEGGRWANTPNKGVDLTTLVPYNYEHDQGDYQDVTGGLRWEGFAGGIGYSLAYLHTFAADPVVSPAWNPYRSDDTRGPWGETIHPTVDVFGATANGYAGWGDFIWSTEVAYIKDQPYNFGSVENASAENEAAAALGLAGFEGIETKDVVRTMVRMDKDLRGLGRLFNADRPAFFSVQVFDTWITSFDSDDELVELVGFGQQSREHSTLVTSILGLSYLNGRVNPELVLGFDTSYGGGFAVPSIAFEYGDSLRFKLEADLFWGGDDVGSRSLFGYFEDNNQLFARARYQF; the protein is encoded by the coding sequence ATGACCCATTGCGTGTTCAAACAGGGGGGCAGGTGCCGATCGTCGGTACTGGGCGTCAGCGCCTTAGCCCTATTGACGGCCTCCGGCGCCGCGCAGGCCCTGGACCTGGATGCAAGTATCAGCGGTGCCATTACCCAGGACATCTCCATGAACCTGGACAACCCGGCGTCCTCCAATTCGGCGCTGGAGGGTAACCACCGCAACCGGCTCTCCATGGTGCGGACCACACTGCATCTAGACATCGACGCCGAGACGGATTGGGCAAAATTCGTGACCAAGTCACGGGTGGTGCGCGAGGCTAGCACCCGATACATGCGGCGGCTGGAAGATGCAGGGGCGAACGCGGGCGATGAGGATAGCCTGCGCGAGTATTACAACGAGACCGAATTGCGCGAGGCCTACGTTGATCTCTACCCCACCCGCAACACGGATGTGCGGCTGGGCAAGCAGCAGGTGGCTTGGGGCGAGACCGATTTCTTCCAGGGCACGGATCTGGTGCACGGGTTCGACTTCCGCTGGCGCAGTTTCCTGGAGCCGGCCAACGAGGAGCTTCGCAAGCCCGTCATCATGGCCAATGTCACCCAGCACTTCCCGTCGCTTGACGGGTCGTTGCAGGTCTTGGTCCGGCCGGGCCTGGATCGGCGCACCGACATCGGTAACAGCTACGACCTGGAGGGTGGGCGTTGGGCCAACACGCCCAACAAAGGCGTCGATCTGACCACCTTGGTTCCTTACAACTACGAGCATGATCAGGGTGACTACCAGGACGTCACCGGCGGGCTTCGCTGGGAAGGTTTCGCGGGCGGCATCGGGTATTCACTCGCTTACCTGCACACTTTTGCTGCGGATCCGGTGGTAAGCCCCGCCTGGAACCCCTACCGAAGCGACGATACCCGCGGCCCTTGGGGCGAGACCATCCATCCCACGGTGGATGTCTTTGGTGCCACGGCCAATGGCTATGCCGGATGGGGTGATTTCATCTGGAGTACAGAGGTCGCCTACATCAAGGATCAGCCCTACAACTTCGGCTCCGTGGAGAACGCCTCTGCGGAAAACGAGGCTGCAGCAGCGTTAGGCCTGGCCGGCTTCGAGGGCATCGAGACCAAGGACGTGGTCCGGACCATGGTTCGTATGGACAAGGACCTGCGCGGCCTGGGCCGGCTATTCAACGCAGATCGCCCCGCCTTTTTCTCAGTACAGGTCTTCGATACCTGGATCACCAGCTTCGACAGCGACGACGAGTTGGTGGAGCTGGTGGGCTTTGGGCAGCAAAGCCGCGAGCACTCCACCTTGGTGACCAGCATCCTGGGGCTGAGTTACCTGAATGGGCGGGTGAATCCGGAGTTGGTACTCGGCTTTGATACCAGCTATGGCGGTGGGTTTGCCGTGCCCAGCATTGCCTTTGAATACGGCGACAGCCTGCGCTTCAAGCTTGAGGCGGATCTCTTCTGGGGTGGCGACGACGTTGGTAGTCGTTCGTTGTTTGGTTATTTCGAGGATAACAATCAGCTATTTGCGCGCGCGCGCTACCAGTTCTGA
- a CDS encoding winged helix DNA-binding protein produces the protein MDSDKTAPGAPDRPGQRQRGRRRATDTPVADNFEWATVRMAEAFDRSTKGLLAAVGYGDVTPQEERILNMIRLHDHPKPALIVARLLNRDDLPNLQYSLRKLERSGLVEKVADERGKKVNYTVTAAGRELTERFAEVRRHLIIDQLQPLEGIEDRLRRGTRILSLLTGLYDEAGRISATYAPENS, from the coding sequence ATGGACTCAGACAAGACGGCACCGGGTGCTCCCGATCGGCCCGGACAGCGCCAGCGAGGCAGACGGCGGGCAACCGATACACCAGTGGCCGACAACTTTGAATGGGCGACGGTACGCATGGCAGAGGCCTTCGACCGTTCTACCAAAGGGCTATTGGCCGCCGTGGGTTATGGAGACGTCACGCCGCAGGAAGAGCGGATACTCAACATGATCCGCCTACACGATCACCCCAAGCCAGCACTAATCGTGGCGCGACTTCTGAACCGCGACGACCTCCCCAATTTGCAGTACAGCCTGCGCAAGCTGGAGCGCAGCGGGTTGGTGGAGAAGGTCGCGGATGAGCGGGGCAAAAAGGTTAATTACACAGTCACGGCAGCCGGCCGGGAACTGACCGAGCGGTTCGCGGAGGTACGTCGACACCTCATCATCGATCAGCTCCAACCCTTAGAGGGCATCGAGGATCGACTGCGGCGCGGGACGCGAATTCTGAGCTTACTCACCGGTCTTTACGACGAAGCAGGCAGAATCTCTGCGACTTACGCGCCAGAGAATAGTTAG